The genomic region ATCGCCAGAGCCATTCATGTAGGGGACCTGGCAGACAGGGCCACACACCTATATTAGAGGAAAAAGGCGCAAGATTggtgagaaagagacagagtagaagagagtggAAGTAAAATGGAGAAGATTGGTACTTCTCAAGTAATAGGGAGtgaagaaagggaaagagacaAGATAAGGGAGAAGACAGAGCTGTTGTAGAGaatttttaggtttttatgtAGGTGTAAGAGCTGTGTTCCTTTGGGCAAGAAATactattttgtgtctgtggtcttgttttggtgtgtgtttgaatgaagCTGTGTGTCAAGGTCTTTATGTTTTACCAGTAAGCGTGCATACCAATTCATTTTTGTGATTGTGCTCcatttgtgtttgagtgtgtttgcTTGTCCCTCAGGGCAACACTGAGTTTCCTAGAGGGCATAAGCGATGATGACAATTTGTTCAATTCTCCCGTGGTATTACACTGAGAATGGCACCGGTAACATGACACTTTTGCCTAATAAATGGCCTTAAACCATAAAATTTGAGGGAATGAAAGCTGTGCATTGCCTCTCAGTAATAGAAAACACTGGCAGATGTagtgaaataaagcaaaatcTGCATGTTTGAGAATGTTTAACCCACGACAAGCTCTTAAACATATCTTAACAGATATAATGAAACTATGTATTTGCAGAAGAACAATTAACTGTCATTACTGGACatcatacctttttttttttttaaataaatatcttaGATTTCAATCGCcatgtatgttttcttttgtttagcAGCTTCCCTGTGATGTTTCAGCTGAAgtgaaagttaaataaaaaaaaaaaatccacatataCATTAAAATTTCATacatttgttttccacagtttttGTGTAGTAAAAGCAGCTTTTTGAATAGAACACTGATGTTGAATTAAATTCAGTTACATTTTAAAGTCCAGTGCTGGTTTTAATAAAATTGCCTCTTTCTGCTGTGCAAGATCTGTTCACGAGGACTAAATGTCCTGAACAAAAGTGGGACATGATACAcaccttcactttctgctttgctgcatcAAAAAGCACACTGGAAAATTGTAACTGGATTTAAGCCCTGCAGACTCATCCAATATGACCATCATTCCTTGAAGTCTGGTAAAACTACGCACATATTCCCAGGTCACTGTGAAAATATCATACAGTAGTTTTTCAGCACAACAGCTGGGAATACTCAATACTCAATACTCTCCTTGAAATGCCAACTTCTGGCTGGTAAGACAGAGAGGCTGATGTATTGAGTGGGATCCTATCTGTGAAACTTGAATATGCAGCTAATTATAATGCACAGTTCATCTGTTTTCTTGATTGATGGTGTATTTGTACCAGTGTCATTCATGTCAAAATATTAGTGTCACGATCACAGTGGAGTTAGAGAacagaacacattttatttttctaaaaatgtcctCAGTAAATGGCAGGTTTTTCTGTCAGGTCACCAGAATCAGAAAGCCTGTACTTGATTTTACCATTTTACCTACtgatcaaacaaacaagaagaaaagTGAACTGTACTGTCACATCAGTACAAACAGATTGAGATACTTTGCtcaaatagaaaatacatttgcTGTGGCAATGACTCGTCTAATCCGAATTTGGGAGTGTTGAAAGTGAGTTACACAGTAGGTATCAACACAATATCACATTCTTCATTGTTCTGTGTAGAGTTGTGTGTAGAATTGAAAAATATGAGTGAATGGGACAGCCACAGgcaaaaatatatatcagtGATATCATTAAAGTTTAACATGGgaaagtactgtatgttttgttttaaagatgtaGATCGAGCAATAAGTGAAAACTATTGGAAAATGTTTGCAGGCCATAAGGCTTGTGTCCATTTTGATGATTTcaagcctctttttttttttttttttttttttgtgcttgtgtccGTAACTTTCTGGCTGCTAACACATTTGATTTGCTCCATGGTGGTTGGTGTGACACAGCTGTGGTTGTGTTTATGCAGATCATATGCTGCAGTGCTGCCTGAAGTGTTTGTCTTATGCCTTCTGCTTGCTCAGGCCACCTATTATCGTAAATGCAAGTGCGAAGAGAAATTAATGGGATAAGCCATTACTGAATGCTGCCCCCACCTCTGCTGATCCTGTATTCCCTTCATAAACAGACCATTCATTTTGGACAATTATGCAAAACCCCAGATTACATTCATTGCCAATGCTTTTGAATTAATCATTTTTGCAGTATGTGCACATGCCAAGCATATAGGAAaggtctttttcttttgctgcaaATTTGGGAGGCAGGTGTGCTGCAAAGATAGGTGGTTGCCAAAATAGGCACAGCAATGTACATTTTATAGGAATAACAACTTTTCTTACTAGTTCTTATATTGTTTTGCCTTTTTGATCTTATCCTTTGAGACCATCAGTGCCTAAACTTAGAATATATCTTATTAGattgtgtttgtatatttgagAATGTCAGAGCAAATGTCAAACAGAAACCTTTACTGAATTTATGACCTAAGACTTTATCTTATATACAATactatatgtacacacacacatatatacaggtgctgtatatattatattttaatatgattACAATCTTGTAGCTTTCAGTGCATCAGTAAATTACATCTTAGAACTGCTTAGTAACTTCAGTTTCATATTGTTTGCTGCTGAAGAGACTCACTGTTTTAAATTAGGGTTAAGCACATCACTCATTGGTAAGTAGATGGCAGCTGCAGGGGGAGCAACAGGAGCACCCCATTCAGTTATGTCCAGATCTTTCCATCTGGTCTGGATGTAAGCCTGCATTTTGAGCAATACTGGGACTcctgtttgatattttattcaACTAAAATGACCCTGTTTCCTCATCGATGATGTTAGGAGATTCCTCCAAGAGGaaggcacacacataaacacacatactgatGAATATGCAGTTTGTAGTTCAGGTTTTATGGACAGTGGGCCtttaaaattgaaaatctgCAGAAGCCTAAGAGAGATAAATAGACACTGTGAAACCTTCTCACACTCATGGCTCACACAGTCTCACACCCTAAATATTTggtcacaaacacactgattccagccagtgtctctgtctgtgtccttgACTTCACCTCATTGTGtacacagtaaatgtgtgtttttttcatcaCCTTTCTAAAGCACTGTCCTTACTCCTTCAGTAAAGGTGCTATTGTGCTGTTAGactctacaaacacacaaactcacaaacaAATATCTTGATTGAACGACAAGGTGAGGAAGAACTCAGGGAGATGGATGTAGTTTTCCATTATTACCTCATCACCTCTTCTTTTTAACCTTGTCCTCTATTCACCTTCTCAAACTTATTtcctgttgtattttttttcagttatttatttatttattttcaatctGTTTGTCCAAGTCAGGGGTGTTTGGGCTGGTCCATGTATGCAAAAAGGTGAAGTGCATACAGTACACTTTGAAGAAGCCAGCTTTTACAGAGCTATTATATGTGGACCAATGCATTCAAGAGTAGTTCTATAGACAATATAGGGTCACCCATTCACCtgacctgcatgtctttgtatGGTTTTAGAAGACCAAAGCACCAGTTATGCATATagtatacacaaacacataatacCATCACCATATCTCTTATACATCCACTGCATGGGCATGCATTTATATTATTGTGTGGTTTTATCTGAAGAGAATTAGGGTGGTCACTAATATGGCTGTCACTTTTGTGTGACACCAGAAGGCACTGGGTTCAGGTTTCtgatcctttttttaaaattttttttttttaaacatttattaccTCACTTTGGGgaattttactgtgaaaaataatTCCCAGGATATCAAGGCTTACGTATTGGACCATTTTTATATTGTTCTGAGTTGGGCTTCAGAAAGTATGAAATGAGTAATTGTGCAAGGCAGAAAACTACTTCTGCTCTGTTGCATATTTCGCAGCAGTTTGTTACCAGGTGAAACCAGATGCAAAGTCAGTTGTATTAGTGTTAATAATAGATCTTATTGTGATGTAGCTGCCAGCAGTAGTACCTGTGTGGCTAATCTACCAACagtttgttgatgtgtgtgttgtttgttttttttaaccatgtgaGCGATATCATCAGTGTCAAAATTCATGATACCTCCTTGTAGTCACTGTTTAAATTATATGACATGAAGGCAGCATTATACTGTTTGTAGCAACCCACACATGCAAGGACAGGAGTGAAACAGAAAGGCACATTTCTCAACAGTGGATTTATAGACAATATCAGCTGGTCAGGCAGTACAGGAAAGCAAATGCAGGTAAATATGATAGGCAGGCAgagcaacagctttttttttttaaacaaatcattCCATAATAAtaccaaagtttttttttttttttttttttttttggacctatgtgtttatgtttgaaaataaaaccgTCAAGAAAAATCAGTCATTTTTCCTCAGTATAAGTTGTAATTATAATATGATACAATTAATCTGAAcattttttctgctgctggagAGTTGAGGATATGAACATGTATGGCCCACCGGTGGATTTATCATATAAAGATATCAGTTCTCTTTCAGGTAGTATTTCCTAGTTTTCTCTCTGCCTAAGCTTCTTAACTTTACGAACGTGACCTTTGAGTATATCTGATTCCTTTTAACTGTGCATGTCTTAGCCTACCATTAATATCTGAAATATTCCTACAGGTACATTTAGCTACTGCCAAAATTCACTATAGGATCACAGAGTCATAGAAACCTATCACTTTGtttgtaattaataaaaaattaaagtgtGCACCACTGTGACGAAACTGGTAACCGATACCATAGCAATATCATAGCTACTTTTTATTGTTCATGTGCTGCCACACACTAGACATGAAGGTGTAAGGAAATGGACTCCCACAAACAGAAGAGTACTCATATCTGTGCTGCAGAGTTTAGTGAACATGTACTGACAGCAGAATTTCTCCTATATAAGCTGATTGTTGAAATACAAATGTGAATGGTCAAGAAAGCTTTGCAGGTATTTTTGACTGTATTGACTTGCTTTATTTGTGGTTTAGGTGCACTGTTCAAGGTACCCCGAACAGGCATAAggcctttaaaaacaaactcagaaaATAAATACCTCAGTCGCTCTTTGCGTCTCAATAACAACAGCATCACTGAAGTTTCTGGCCTCCACTACATAGTCAACCACTTTCTGGCTGAACCCTTGAACCTAGGCTGGCTGGACCTGTCCTTCAACAAGATCACATGCATAGACCCGATGAGACTGTTCACTTTCTCTTCTGTATCCATTCTACATAATAGATTTATACACTAtgattattgtattattatttatgtttcacTCTGTCCTCATGTATCATAACTAAATTACTTCACTGGCTTAAGTTGAGCATCAGTTCCTGCCAACAAGTATTATTTATAGATTTGTATGATGTGCACAATTTAAATTTGCAACCCAGCTGGGTGTaagactgtgtgtctgtgttccaGATTTTGTGCGAGCTGCGTGAACTGCGTGTATTGTACTTTCATGGCAACAGCATCTGGAACCTGTCAGACGTAGACAAGCTGGGAGCACTGCCGCTTCTACACACCATCACACTACATGGAAATGCTATAGAAAAAGACAAAGGCTACAGgtggagacttttttttttttttttttttttcaaaatttttttctcaaagtCACTTTAATACACAACACAAATTCTGCATGGCAGAGATAAAATTCTAAATGTGAGCTAAATATGATCAAACACAACCagggagacaaaaataaataaataaataaataacatcatGAACAAAGATGGTGCAGTGATATATTTTAAGATTCTGGGAGTTTAGAGCAAGTGATTACAAAAGAGGTGGAAGTCTGAAGTTACATTGTGCGTGTTTCCCTGAAGTTTGTGGAAGTAAGTAGGTGGATAATATTTTAATGGGTGCTTCAATGGAGCTCAAGCTCATATTACAATGGATATTCTGTTCCCATCTGCATAACAACAGTAGATACAGAGAAAAAAGGTCACCTTTCACTGGTTATATTTCTCATGCATTCAGCTTCTTGATTTaattttcatctcatttcataCTATAATTTACATGAAACGCCAGAAAAGTACAGGGCAGGTCTATTTTGCATAGGCTGAATGATATCTCCCATATTATTCACTGCGGATTCACTGCAACTAAACGCACGAAATGTCCATGGAGTCTATCGGTCCAAGcttatatgtgcatgtgtttaggTACCATGTGATTTCTGCCCTGCCTCAGCTGAAGTCGATGGACTTCAGTGCTGTGACAAACGAAGAGCGAGTTTTGGCAAAGGTTTGGCAACGGCAGAAACCGTGACAAAGACACCAAGGGGAACCTTGAGTGACTTTTGCCAGTTCATTAAATCATTCACTTGAATTATCAGTCCTTAACCTACTGTAAACATGTCTAgtactgaaataaaatattttcttttcctcagaTCCATTAactgtctgtatttttttttttttttaactttgaatTAATTCACTAAATGATCCCAGTACAGCttgctgaaataaaattaatcaCAATCCATTGCAAGGTTTTTACACAGGTATCCTCAAGTGCCAGCTGCCAGCTAAGTCTACTCTCACCTCTGGCTGGCTATTACTTTTGGAGTTGATGTGGATAAATCAAAGTATAAAAGGCTGAATAGCATCATGATATCATAGCTGTGATAATTACTACGATGCCCAATtaatagttatttttaaaagaggTTAATCCACACAAGTGCTTTGTGTTTCATTCAACAACATAATATATTAAGATTAAATTACCCTTATTAATCCCacaaatggggaaattccattaccacccaaagtgcacacacacggagcagtgggcagccagtgcttggtcaagggtctcacctcagtcatggtattgaaggtggacagggagCTGGTTATTCACTCCATCACACCTGCCGGActtgagactcaaacctgcaattttcaggttacaagtccgactccctatccattaggccacgactgcccccagTTGTGCAATGTGAAGGGAGTATGGGTGTGACATCAATCAGAACCTAATTTCCAAAACACATACATTCAGAGAAATGTACGCAgagatacacatacacaatcaAACAATACAAATGTGATCTGTTCAATTTACAGTTTGCATTGTAAACAGCTTAGAGTCTCTGCTGTTACAGTCTGGTCTTGTTAGTGAAGAAATGTGGACTATAAATCAGCCCAGACCCTGACTTAACTGGCTGTCCTCTGGGTTCTGTTTGGTGTAGGATCATGTATCAGAGTTTTTTCCCCCTGCAAAATCTTTAATTGGTGGGATGGAAATGCTCCTGAATCAGCTTTTAGGCCATGTGATGCCAAATCTGACTACTGAAACAAATACTAATGAAAAAGTTTGAAACTGCATTAAGTCCTTGTGGGACTAAGCACTGATAATTGTGTAAAGTAACTCTGTATGATAGTATGCGGAGCTCAGCTTCTTTTGAAAGCTGTTTCTTTtgggattttttattttttttttcagtgtaggCAATAAGCTTTACCTTAGTTATAAGAACCAGCAAATCTATGATATGTATAAAAGCAAGTGACCATAATGAAATTCTGAACTCCATTGTCTTAGCTAAGTGGTCATTCACTGTGTGGTAACTTTTACCACAGCCACACAGAGAAAATTGTCTTCTATTCTCCAGCATGAGGGAAATATCAAAGTCAAAGCTAACCTCCCtaaaaggacagagcagagctgCACCTAGCCGCATGTGGCTTTGATGTGGTCTGAGCAGGCAGGCGACATGCACAAATCCCAGTAATCCTCGACACTAAAACTGTACTGCACTGCTTGATCATTACTGACACACCCCCTGCCGTGCCTCTCCTCCCACTAGGTGCAGATGTTCTCCGCTCCCTTCAGAAGACAGGGCACAGATAGTGTTTATAAGGGATTCTGCTTGTCAAGACTGAAAGCTCAAGCTACACCAGGCAGTTATATTTTCAGGTTTGGGAGAGAATCCAGTTTGAGAGTCATAAAGGACATAGTCCAGAGAGTGATATTTTATGGGCCCAGATGTGGTGAATAAATCATTTTTCCCAGACCTAATTAAACACTTACTGCCTAGCCCTGTTAAGCTATTAACATCTGCTCCACCAAATGAACTAGGAAGGGCTCCAGTTCTGGATGGTTTTAATGACAGCAGGcagaataaatatacagtagtgTTCTCTTTTATGttgttcctcctttttttccccatttcttctgcttgtttcttctttttttatgatTATCCCCCAATTTGTGTCTTTGAGTTTTCTGAGTGTCTACAGCTCTtgctcttattttttattttttactttactttctcCTTTGCAGCTTCTATTATCAAACTGGATATACATTATCAAGGCTATTGTGGACTTGCATCAATGTTTATTACAgattctttgaaaaaaaaaaaaaaggcagacatTTAGTCGcggaaataaaaaacaatgcacTTGTTCATTGTCTTCATTGGATGGTCCTATAAAGGATTTGAGGATCTAATTACATTAGAGACTTCAAAGGAATAGCCCTGTGTTTTGATGCTTTAACAGTGTGTCATGCTAACTTTGCCTTTGCCACCTGTTTAGTGGTTTGGGGAAAACTACTTTTacataaatcaaacatttctcTGAGTGCAGCCAAAAGTGAACACACAAATCAACCACCTGGAGTAGCGTGTTTTCCTAACTGCACATGAGTCTATCATTTATGTTAAATTGAGGTTTATTTGGAAAACGTTTggaatttctgcagcacaaaGATTCTTACTAGAGTATGGCTCTACTGCCAAACACTCCTGTGAGTAAACAAGGTTATACCATATGTACATTTAGTTTTAATCTCCaacatgcagtttgtgtttttgttttcatccaaaCATGATGAATTGGTTTTCTTATAAAATATACAACATACCTTTGGCTTGGATTGGTACTAGTGCAGGCGAACACACATCCACAAATTAAGTCACTGACatgtcacatttatttcaaatataaaatatgagtATGTAAGTACACATaagcaaaattaaatataatataaatatataataataatataataaacacatataatTTGATTGATCAATAATATTACACAATCCACCATGTTCCCTCAGTCTATCTTTAACCACCAGGCTTTCAGGCATTGTGCTGCcccatttttttattttcctaagAGCAATAATTGGATATTCATTATGCCATCTACCAAATTGTAGTGAATCAGGTGAGGATTAATAATCAGTGAATGATAATTATTTTCTTATGCTTTGTTGGAAAAGACAAACCTCTCATGACAAACCTTGTACTGCTGGTTTGTCATGATTAGTTCAGCCCTACTGATCTTGGCTGCCATTCCCTGAGCTCAGTAGGATTTGGTGTAATCCCATAGAGCAGAGGAGAGCAGATGGACACACAGTTAAGATCACTGTGGTATAGGGGCTATAATTGGCCTGGCCCCCTGCCTGCAAACCCTTTTACTGGTAGTCATTTCAATCCTTTTATTATATAATCAGATTTCAAATTAGAGCAACTCTGTAACTGATTGATTATGATTGCTTAGttcaatttatatttttacactttacacactttattttgaaatcttttAAACATTAGAAGTATCTGCTACAGTTATTGCTGGGTTGTGTATAAAACACAGTGGCTGGAGATGTATTACTAAACGGTAATCCCACAGAGCAAATGGGCAGAGAGGGAGTCACCCAGGAGTTTGAACCGGTACCCCATCATATCTGAGCTTTTCGatcaatttttaaaaagcaaaaaaaacccaaaaaacactGGGTAATATTATAGATAACTCAGTCAATCAGTCTGTCTTTTTATCTCACATTTTATGAGCAAGAGCTGAAGAATAACTGATAATTGTGACCCAGCTGGATTATTAAAATTCAAGCAGTGTCACGTAGCactttctgcatcattttaatcatttaatgcTGCAAATTTGTCATGGCCATAGTGAGAAGAAATTTGAATGGCAATAGTTTGTTTCTGCTATAACACTGTCAGAACATTTACTGTCTATTCAAAACAACTCCCAGAATCTCCCAGAAACTCTAATATCCTTAAAAGCCAAACCTGGTTAACTGTTCTTTATTAAGGCTCTTTGTGCTATAGTATGATAACAACCTTGGTGAACAGGAGTCACAAACATGCCATGACTGTCATTTAACCTAAAATATGTCCTTACAGATTTCTAAGAATTAAATTTTGACAAAGATGTGGGTTTGCAGGATTGACCAGTTTCAATTGATTTCAGTGCTTTTTGCAGCCGACGTACCAAATGTAAGTGCTGGGAAATTAGGCAGCTAGATTTGGCCTAAGCAAAGTCCACTAGTTAGTGTTATACTTTATTGGATTACTTTATAGTCTTACAAAGAAGGCACAGTTACCACTTTCTAAACACTTTTTGATTGTATCTGATTGTCTTACACACAACATAGCCAAGGCAAATTAAGCAAAGGATTACTCAATGTTAGATCCTTGTCCTTAAGATGACTGCATTTCTGTCTAGACAGGCCAATAGagcagaaacaaactgaattaAGTAAAGTTTATTCTTCTTGTCTTCTAGTAGACTATTTCTACTGTTATGTtgatatgtttctttttttaagtgcTGGTATGTAGTTTGGGAACGCACAATGGCTCCCAGAATAAATATCCATTTGCAATTGCCTAGGAAATAATCTCTTTTcaaacaaacagtgaacagatCAGCAGGCAGAGGAAAATCTTTAGAATATAAAGCTCCAGAGGAGGACTACACAAAAGTTTTCTACAGAGACTTTAGAGATTCATTAAGCCACCCTGAACATGTATAATCAACTTTTTACAGTCGTTGCAGGAGTTTGGGTTTGTTCCTCAAATCTACATATTcaatgtaattattttacaaGTGGCTGCTTTAACCAGCATGTATTCTGCATCTCCTCCTGTGCCAAGAGACTGATTACAACATTAGAATTATTTCTAGGAACAATAGAGTTTCTGTATGGGCTAGTGTTTAGAAAGTTtgaaaaactttttatttaaattttatttattttatttttttgagggTTAGCACTGTCTGCTCttaaaaaagtaagaaagtcTGGTTTCTGTGTGCACTGCACAGAGACATACAGGTAATCTAGCGTTTTGTGAATAGTTGTATGTCGTGTATCCTGCACAGTGGTAGAAAGTGTTTATTTAAGCGGTGTACTTAAAGGAGAAGTTCACAGAATTTAAACATCAAAGTCTGTTTGCAGGTCTTGGCCAGTATTACTGCATATGTGGGTAGAAAGCAGTATGAAGCTTTTTGTGGCTGCAGAGGGAGCCTCACAGTCTGATAAATAGCCTTGACTGATGTCACATGAGTGGCAGTAAAGTACTATGTTAAgtacttgtttatttttttacctaTGTAGTTCATTTTTCTGCTAATTTATTCATCTACTTAAGGAGTAAAAATAGGGAAATATTATACCTTTCAATTCATGACATATATTAAACAGTTACTGGCTAATTTATATTAAGATCggacatgaaaaacataatgCGAACTTATAAAATATGATCCACTGGTATCGATTCAACTACTAttttagaaaatacagtatttaaatgtaGTAACTAAAACGGTTCAGGCATGGGTAGAGCACAGGATGATTGGTGATCTCTCTTTACCTTGCAAGAAAACTTTAGAGGTGGAATAAGGATACTAGAGGAACAGTTAATCCCAGTTAATAAACAGGGCTGCTTCACAGCTCCAAAGAAGCATGAAATCCAGTGTTAATTGCACTGTGTGtgaatctttttaaaaatgcacagtGGTAATCAAAATTCATCAGGTTGAGCACCATATTGCAAGGTGCTACCATGTGGTGCACCTGCAGCAGTTCCAAGGCACCGGCAGAGAAAATATACACTCAGGGCACTTTTGCTTtttagtgctgtttttttttgtttgtttgtttgtttgtttttttgtttttgtgcattccAAGCTGCTTTTTATGGAAATAAAAGAATATGTATTTAGGTTTAGAGATGGTATGTGAAGCTTTTCATCTTTAAAggtaaaaactttttttattgtaaagagTGTGATTGGATACTGATGAGTTAAAATTTGATGTGACAACcaatctgtgtttctgtgcgtCCCTCTCCGCCATGGGGCGCTGAGATCGGA from Mastacembelus armatus chromosome 19, fMasArm1.2, whole genome shotgun sequence harbors:
- the LOC113135795 gene encoding leucine-rich repeat-containing protein 51-like — encoded protein: MYGPPVDLSYKDISSLSGALFKVPRTGIRPLKTNSENKYLSRSLRLNNNSITEVSGLHYIVNHFLAEPLNLGWLDLSFNKITCIDPMRLFTFSSILCELRELRVLYFHGNSIWNLSDVDKLGALPLLHTITLHGNAIEKDKGYRYHVISALPQLKSMDFSAVTNEERVLAKVWQRQKP